One window of Chryseobacterium indologenes genomic DNA carries:
- the hemN gene encoding oxygen-independent coproporphyrinogen III oxidase: protein MNSLIDKYNIPGPRYTSYPTVPYWDESTFSPEKWKETVIRSFHESNAEEGISIYIHLPFCEALCTFCACHKRITKQHSVEVPYLESVLKEWKLYLDLFNEKPKLKELHLGGGTPTFFSPENLKALLEGIFSTVDIADHPEFSFEGHPNNTTKEHLQTLYDLGFRRVSFGVQDYDPKVQKAINRIQPFENVKNVTEWAKEIGYRGISHDLVFGLPHQNWEAMEHTIRKTMELKPDRLAFYSYAHVPWVKGVGQRGFDENDLPSGEEKRRLYEDGKRLLQDLGYIEVGMDHFSLEHDDLYQSLIHKKLHRNFMGYTSSKTQLMVGLGMSAISDSWYAFAQNVKTVEEYQKMVEEGEIPVVKGHVLSEEDLTVRRHILNLMCQLETTFDINNSFPELENALEMLKEMENDGLVEINGTEVKITEAGRAFTRNVAMVFDLRMMRNKPETRIFSMTI from the coding sequence ATGAACTCTTTAATAGATAAGTATAATATTCCCGGACCGCGTTACACCTCTTATCCTACCGTTCCATATTGGGATGAATCAACTTTTTCACCGGAAAAATGGAAGGAAACCGTAATCAGGTCTTTTCATGAAAGCAATGCAGAGGAGGGGATTTCTATTTATATCCATTTGCCTTTCTGTGAGGCTTTGTGTACGTTCTGTGCATGTCATAAGCGTATTACCAAACAACACAGTGTTGAAGTGCCTTATCTGGAAAGTGTTTTGAAAGAGTGGAAACTGTATCTTGACCTTTTCAACGAAAAACCTAAACTGAAAGAATTACACTTAGGTGGAGGAACTCCTACGTTTTTCTCTCCTGAGAACTTAAAGGCATTGCTGGAAGGGATTTTTTCAACCGTAGATATTGCGGACCATCCGGAATTCTCTTTTGAAGGGCATCCTAACAATACCACGAAAGAACATCTTCAGACTTTATATGATCTTGGTTTCAGAAGAGTGAGCTTTGGAGTTCAGGATTATGATCCTAAAGTTCAGAAAGCGATCAATAGAATCCAACCTTTTGAAAATGTGAAAAACGTTACAGAATGGGCGAAGGAAATTGGTTACAGAGGAATCAGCCATGATCTTGTATTCGGACTGCCGCATCAGAATTGGGAGGCGATGGAACATACGATCAGAAAAACAATGGAGCTGAAGCCGGACAGACTTGCCTTCTACTCTTATGCACACGTTCCTTGGGTAAAAGGAGTCGGGCAAAGAGGTTTTGATGAAAATGACCTGCCAAGCGGAGAAGAAAAACGACGTTTGTATGAAGATGGTAAAAGACTGCTTCAGGATTTGGGATATATCGAAGTAGGGATGGATCACTTCTCTCTTGAACATGATGATCTGTATCAGTCTTTGATTCATAAAAAACTTCACAGAAATTTCATGGGGTATACTTCAAGCAAAACCCAACTGATGGTAGGGCTTGGTATGTCTGCCATTTCAGATTCATGGTATGCTTTTGCCCAGAATGTAAAAACGGTTGAGGAATACCAGAAAATGGTTGAAGAAGGTGAGATTCCTGTTGTAAAAGGACACGTTCTTAGCGAAGAAGATCTGACTGTAAGAAGACATATTCTGAACCTTATGTGCCAGCTTGAAACCACTTTTGATATCAACAATTCTTTCCCGGAGCTTGAAAATGCTTTGGAAATGCTGAAAGAAATGGAAAATGACGGATTGGTGGAGATTAATGGAACTGAAGTTAAAATTACAGAAGCCGGAAGGGCTTTCACAAGAAATGTAGCCATGGTTTTTGACCTGAGAATGATGAGGAATAAGCCTGAAACAAGGATTTTTTCAATGACAATATAA
- the pnuC gene encoding nicotinamide riboside transporter PnuC: MNLYDLFVKPYESYDSLQITLEASGAIFGILSVFFSIKKNIWVYPTGIISTLIYVYLLFNAGLLGDCMINVYYTVMSIYGWILWAKNSEDHVHVEVTWATRKEWTYATLLFILSLALVTLIYYYKPYLDNQFSMEGTSLGLYHLDWANWMDVFTTSIFLVGMWLMAKQRIDNWIFWIIGDIICIPMMIFKGLGITSVQYLVFTIMAILGYVNWKKSFKEKKVQ; encoded by the coding sequence ATGAATTTATATGATCTTTTTGTAAAGCCTTATGAAAGCTATGATTCTTTACAGATTACGCTGGAAGCATCAGGTGCAATTTTCGGAATACTGAGCGTATTTTTTTCCATTAAGAAAAATATATGGGTATACCCTACCGGCATTATTTCAACCCTGATCTATGTATACCTTCTTTTCAATGCCGGGCTGTTAGGAGACTGCATGATTAACGTCTATTATACTGTCATGAGTATTTACGGCTGGATTCTATGGGCAAAAAATTCTGAAGATCATGTTCATGTAGAAGTTACCTGGGCTACCCGAAAAGAATGGACCTATGCTACCCTGCTTTTTATACTGAGTCTGGCACTGGTTACTCTTATTTATTATTATAAGCCTTATCTTGACAATCAGTTTTCTATGGAAGGAACCAGTTTAGGATTGTATCATCTGGACTGGGCAAATTGGATGGATGTTTTTACCACTTCAATATTTTTAGTAGGAATGTGGTTGATGGCCAAACAGCGCATTGACAACTGGATTTTCTGGATTATCGGAGATATTATCTGCATCCCTATGATGATTTTTAAGGGACTTGGAATCACTTCGGTTCAATATTTGGTATTTACTATAATGGCTATCTTAGGATACGTCAATTGGAAAAAAAGTTTTAAAGAAAAAAAAGTACAATAA
- a CDS encoding PQQ-dependent sugar dehydrogenase: MKKLLFTLSIFSSLIANSQSINLEEFATGLTSPVEITNANDSRLFVVQQNGIIKIIQPNGTINTTNFLNISSKIIFGGERGLLGLAFHPQYATNGYFFVYYNNPAGNIIVARYSVSSTDSNVADPASEKILLNIPKPFDNHNGGSIHFAPDGKLWIITGDGGSGGDPNNNAQNKNVLLGKMLRIDVDATGLYNIPPDNPFAGTVAGADEIWAYGLRNAWKFSFDLTTGNAMIADVGQGAIEEINKMPITTAGLNYGWRCYEGNNVYNTAGCAAQSTMTFPVAVYDHSGGKCSITGGYVYRGTQYPSLQGKYFFADYCSTQIGILDSNNTITWTGPYSGNNFSTFGEDYQKGLYVAAVNNGKIFKISTGTLGTQENTLGTIKVYPNPASKEIFIDGLKDKKATLEIISAEGRKVLEKDKISNGKGINISGISAGVYYINLKSGELKSYSQKLIIK; this comes from the coding sequence CTTTTTGTTGTTCAGCAGAACGGAATTATTAAAATTATTCAACCCAACGGGACAATTAATACCACCAATTTTCTGAATATCAGTTCAAAAATTATTTTTGGCGGTGAAAGAGGTCTTCTGGGACTTGCTTTTCACCCGCAATACGCTACCAACGGGTATTTTTTTGTGTATTATAACAACCCCGCAGGCAATATCATCGTTGCGAGATACAGTGTAAGTTCAACTGATTCTAACGTGGCTGATCCTGCGTCTGAAAAAATCCTGCTCAACATTCCTAAACCATTTGACAATCACAATGGAGGAAGCATTCATTTTGCTCCTGACGGAAAACTCTGGATCATCACCGGAGACGGAGGAAGCGGCGGAGATCCGAACAATAATGCCCAAAATAAAAATGTATTGCTTGGAAAAATGCTGAGAATAGATGTGGATGCTACCGGGCTATATAATATTCCACCGGATAACCCTTTTGCAGGAACCGTAGCTGGTGCTGATGAAATATGGGCTTATGGCCTCAGAAATGCCTGGAAATTTTCCTTTGACCTGACTACGGGAAATGCCATGATTGCAGACGTTGGCCAGGGAGCTATAGAAGAAATCAATAAAATGCCCATTACGACAGCAGGGTTAAACTATGGTTGGCGCTGCTATGAAGGAAATAATGTTTACAATACTGCAGGATGTGCAGCTCAGTCTACTATGACCTTCCCTGTTGCCGTATATGACCATTCAGGTGGAAAGTGTTCTATCACGGGTGGTTATGTTTACAGAGGAACTCAATATCCGTCACTTCAGGGGAAATATTTTTTCGCAGACTACTGCTCTACCCAAATTGGAATTCTGGATAGCAATAATACCATCACATGGACAGGTCCTTATTCGGGAAATAATTTTTCTACTTTCGGAGAGGATTATCAAAAGGGATTGTATGTAGCAGCGGTGAACAATGGAAAAATTTTTAAAATATCCACAGGGACTTTAGGAACTCAGGAAAATACCTTAGGCACCATAAAAGTATATCCTAATCCTGCTTCCAAAGAAATTTTCATCGATGGGCTGAAAGATAAGAAAGCAACCCTGGAAATCATCAGTGCAGAAGGCAGAAAAGTATTGGAAAAAGATAAAATCTCTAATGGAAAAGGAATCAATATTTCAGGAATATCTGCCGGAGTTTATTACATTAACCTGAAATCCGGAGAATTGAAATCTTACAGTCAGAAATTGATTATCAAATAA
- the dapF gene encoding diaminopimelate epimerase, producing the protein MEFYKYQGTGNDFVMVDNRDLQFTKDKNSIEKLCDRRFGIGADGLILLENDSNYDFKMVYYNSDGGESTMCGNGGRCLVAFAFFLDIFEDKCKFIATDGEHEAEIHNGIIKLKMINVDSISQDGNDFVLNTGSPHYVKYVENLKDYHVYDEGYGIRNSENYKEKGINVNFVEKISDDEIFVRTYERGVEDETYSCGTGVTASALTFLQKHNLTSVKVKTLGGNLKVYAEKSGDTFQNIWLEGPAKQVFRGKTDLL; encoded by the coding sequence ATGGAATTTTATAAATATCAGGGAACAGGAAATGACTTTGTAATGGTAGACAACCGTGATCTGCAATTTACCAAAGATAAAAACAGTATTGAAAAATTATGTGACAGACGTTTCGGAATAGGTGCTGACGGCCTTATTTTATTGGAAAATGATTCTAACTATGATTTCAAAATGGTTTACTACAATTCTGACGGAGGAGAAAGTACCATGTGCGGAAACGGAGGAAGATGTCTTGTAGCTTTTGCTTTTTTCCTTGACATCTTTGAAGATAAATGCAAATTCATTGCAACAGACGGAGAGCATGAAGCAGAAATCCATAACGGGATCATCAAATTAAAAATGATTAATGTAGATTCTATTTCACAGGACGGAAATGACTTTGTTCTGAATACAGGATCTCCCCACTATGTAAAATACGTAGAAAATCTGAAAGATTACCACGTTTATGACGAAGGATATGGTATCAGAAATTCTGAAAATTATAAAGAAAAAGGGATCAATGTAAACTTTGTAGAAAAAATTTCTGATGATGAAATTTTTGTAAGAACCTATGAACGAGGCGTTGAGGACGAAACTTACAGTTGCGGAACAGGAGTTACGGCTTCTGCTTTAACTTTTCTTCAAAAACATAATCTAACCTCTGTAAAAGTTAAAACTTTAGGCGGAAACCTTAAAGTATATGCTGAAAAAAGCGGAGATACATTCCAGAATATTTGGCTGGAAGGTCCTGCAAAGCAAGTTTTTAGAGGTAAAACAGATCTTCTTTAA
- a CDS encoding amino acid permease, with protein MSKIWVKKPLSAYEADMKKSELKKVLGKWSLTAIGVGAIIGGGIFVLTGTGAYYHAGPALAISFIIAGIACVFAALCYAEFASIIPVEGSAYAYAYGTVGEIFAWAMGWCLILEYAMASMAVSVSWSGYFNKFLKIFNIHLPAYLTSDPASYTGDGFSMNLPAFILVLLITALLVKGTKEAAGANNLIVLMKTSAVIFVIIAGVYIIFSNTDLYNAVDGVKNWKPFIPDQVQIKNSEGDLVSAYGIKGIISGAAAIFFAYIGFDAVSTQAGEAINPKKDVPFAIIASLLVCTALYICVSLVLTGMMHYTDFNPEGKYPDAIKAPVAYAFEIAGKHWASNIVTIAATVGLISVVMVMMMGQSRIFIGMAKDGLIPKFFGELHPKTKTPYKGIILLGIVVALIAAFTPISTLADMTSFGTLFAFTLVCIAVWVMRKKEPNLIRPFKVPAYKIVVALGVFINIYLIFNLSAHALELSAVWLFLGGLVYFLYGKSNSKLNNPEKYQNQE; from the coding sequence ATGTCGAAAATTTGGGTTAAAAAGCCACTAAGTGCCTATGAGGCAGATATGAAGAAAAGTGAGCTGAAAAAAGTCCTTGGAAAATGGAGTTTAACAGCAATTGGAGTGGGTGCTATCATTGGAGGTGGAATCTTTGTTCTTACCGGAACGGGAGCCTATTATCACGCAGGACCAGCGCTTGCCATTTCCTTTATCATAGCAGGTATTGCCTGCGTTTTTGCTGCATTGTGCTATGCAGAGTTTGCATCCATTATTCCTGTAGAAGGTTCAGCTTATGCTTATGCATATGGAACGGTGGGAGAAATTTTTGCATGGGCCATGGGGTGGTGTCTCATCCTCGAATATGCTATGGCGAGTATGGCGGTTTCCGTGAGTTGGTCCGGATACTTTAACAAATTTTTGAAAATCTTTAATATTCATTTACCGGCTTATCTTACATCAGATCCTGCCAGTTATACAGGAGATGGTTTTTCAATGAACCTGCCGGCATTCATTCTTGTTCTTTTAATTACTGCATTATTGGTAAAAGGAACTAAAGAAGCTGCAGGAGCTAATAACCTGATCGTTTTGATGAAAACTTCTGCCGTTATCTTTGTAATTATTGCAGGAGTCTATATTATTTTTTCCAATACTGACCTTTACAACGCTGTAGATGGTGTTAAAAACTGGAAACCTTTTATTCCGGATCAGGTACAGATCAAGAATTCTGAAGGAGATCTGGTTTCCGCATATGGTATTAAAGGAATTATTTCCGGAGCAGCCGCTATTTTCTTTGCATATATTGGTTTTGATGCCGTTTCTACACAGGCAGGAGAAGCTATTAATCCTAAAAAAGATGTTCCTTTCGCTATTATTGCATCACTATTGGTGTGTACAGCGCTTTACATTTGCGTATCGCTTGTACTGACAGGAATGATGCATTATACAGACTTTAACCCGGAAGGAAAATATCCTGATGCTATTAAAGCACCTGTAGCCTATGCATTTGAAATTGCAGGAAAGCACTGGGCAAGTAATATAGTAACCATCGCTGCAACAGTAGGATTGATCTCTGTAGTAATGGTAATGATGATGGGACAGTCAAGAATTTTCATCGGTATGGCAAAAGACGGATTGATTCCTAAATTTTTCGGAGAACTTCACCCAAAAACAAAAACACCTTACAAAGGAATCATTTTGTTGGGAATTGTAGTAGCATTAATCGCAGCATTTACTCCAATTTCTACATTGGCAGATATGACGAGTTTCGGAACCCTGTTTGCATTTACACTGGTTTGTATTGCCGTTTGGGTGATGAGAAAAAAAGAACCTAATCTGATCAGACCATTCAAAGTTCCGGCTTATAAAATAGTTGTAGCATTGGGAGTGTTTATCAATATTTATTTGATATTTAACTTAAGTGCTCATGCATTGGAACTTTCTGCTGTATGGTTGTTCTTAGGAGGTTTAGTATATTTCCTTTATGGAAAATCAAACAGTAAACTTAACAATCCTGAAAAATATCAGAACCAAGAGTAA
- a CDS encoding WD40/YVTN/BNR-like repeat-containing protein — protein sequence MKKIFSILLLSAGLTAFSQQVESLETILNDKISIRALELYDNKVWYCGTDSKFGFVDLKDYKNQKQIKLSEDKLQFRTLAQNKTAFYAINIESPGRFFAIDKKTLKSQVVFKDTAKTAFYDALHFVNDKVAYTFSDADKDLLLKLAVYRNGKWSMFKNNVKLNEGEAAFAASNTNISSSKKYLWIATGGKASRILRMNLKDEKFEIFNTPVVQGESSQGIYSIDFFEDRFGIAAGGDYTKQDANVNNIATTNDGGETWQIQASGQNAGYTTCVKIKPGSKGKEIIAVGDKHISYSSDFGKTWKKISDEKGFFVCQWIDADHVALAGNSRIAVMKLKF from the coding sequence ATGAAAAAGATTTTTTCCATCTTACTTCTGTCCGCAGGACTTACGGCGTTTTCCCAACAGGTAGAAAGCCTTGAAACTATTCTCAATGATAAAATCAGCATCAGAGCGCTGGAATTATATGACAATAAGGTCTGGTATTGTGGTACGGATTCCAAATTTGGGTTTGTAGATCTTAAAGATTATAAAAATCAGAAGCAGATCAAGCTGTCTGAAGACAAACTTCAGTTCAGAACATTAGCGCAGAATAAAACTGCTTTCTACGCAATCAATATTGAGAGCCCTGGCCGTTTCTTTGCCATCGATAAAAAAACGCTGAAGTCACAGGTTGTTTTTAAAGATACCGCAAAAACTGCTTTTTATGATGCTCTGCATTTTGTTAATGATAAAGTTGCCTATACTTTCAGTGATGCAGATAAAGATCTTCTTTTGAAGCTGGCTGTCTATAGAAATGGGAAATGGAGCATGTTTAAGAATAATGTAAAATTAAACGAGGGCGAGGCTGCATTTGCCGCCAGTAATACCAATATTTCATCATCTAAAAAATACCTTTGGATTGCGACGGGAGGAAAAGCTTCAAGAATCTTAAGAATGAATCTTAAAGATGAAAAATTTGAAATCTTCAATACGCCAGTTGTACAGGGAGAATCCTCACAAGGAATATATTCCATTGATTTTTTTGAAGATCGTTTCGGGATTGCAGCTGGAGGTGATTATACAAAGCAAGATGCCAATGTCAATAATATTGCAACAACTAATGATGGTGGGGAAACCTGGCAGATTCAGGCTTCAGGACAGAATGCAGGATATACAACCTGTGTGAAAATTAAGCCCGGATCAAAAGGAAAAGAAATCATTGCAGTTGGAGACAAACATATCAGCTATTCTTCAGATTTCGGCAAAACATGGAAGAAAATTTCTGATGAAAAAGGCTTCTTCGTCTGCCAATGGATAGATGCTGATCATGTAGCTCTTGCAGGAAATAGCAGAATTGCAGTGATGAAATTAAAATTTTAA
- the mltG gene encoding endolytic transglycosylase MltG, which yields MKKAILIIILLVFAAAGFFGLRFYNKYLGNNVEKDGYVLIPHRAGFKQILDSIAPYIKDRESFEAVAKEKGLDTNFKAGRYHIQSGTGNKNLVNMIKAGNQTANSYRIGDFGDMYQMIGKVTKKTEIDSLHFINDLDAVAQEKGYKNVEDLKKYFFIDTYNFFWTVSPREFFSKFENQYNDFWTSERKNKEQQSGLTRDQIYALASIVYKESGGKKDEMKTIAGLYLNRYRKGMKLQSDPTVIYAINKQTNFKESIKRVLYKHLSTPSPYNTYANAGIPPGPICVVDKNSIDAVLNAENNNYIFMCADPARFGYHKFTASAEEHAVNAKAYQDWLNSKNIK from the coding sequence ATGAAAAAAGCTATTCTCATTATCATTCTGCTGGTTTTTGCAGCCGCAGGATTTTTTGGTTTGAGATTTTACAATAAATATTTAGGAAATAACGTAGAAAAAGACGGTTATGTTCTGATTCCTCACAGGGCAGGTTTTAAACAGATCCTCGATTCTATTGCTCCTTATATTAAAGACAGGGAATCTTTTGAAGCAGTGGCTAAAGAAAAAGGTCTTGATACAAATTTTAAAGCAGGACGTTATCATATCCAGAGCGGGACGGGAAATAAGAACCTTGTTAATATGATCAAAGCAGGGAACCAGACAGCAAACTCTTACAGAATCGGGGATTTTGGAGATATGTATCAGATGATTGGTAAGGTGACCAAAAAAACGGAAATTGATTCGTTACATTTTATAAATGATCTGGATGCTGTGGCACAAGAGAAAGGCTATAAAAATGTTGAAGATCTGAAAAAATATTTCTTCATTGATACTTATAATTTCTTCTGGACCGTAAGCCCAAGGGAATTTTTTTCAAAGTTTGAAAATCAGTACAATGATTTCTGGACGAGTGAAAGAAAAAACAAAGAACAGCAGTCTGGCCTTACAAGAGATCAGATCTATGCACTGGCTTCTATTGTTTATAAGGAATCCGGAGGAAAAAAAGATGAAATGAAAACGATTGCCGGATTGTATTTAAACCGTTATAGAAAAGGGATGAAACTTCAGTCTGACCCTACGGTGATCTATGCGATCAATAAGCAGACGAATTTTAAAGAATCTATTAAAAGAGTATTATATAAGCATTTGTCTACACCATCACCTTACAACACTTATGCAAACGCAGGTATTCCTCCGGGACCGATCTGTGTAGTGGATAAGAATTCGATTGATGCTGTTTTAAATGCTGAAAACAACAATTATATATTTATGTGTGCTGATCCGGCAAGGTTTGGATACCATAAGTTTACGGCAAGTGCTGAAGAACATGCTGTAAATGCAAAGGCTTACCAGGACTGGCTCAACTCAAAAAATATAAAATAA